One genomic window of Comamonas antarctica includes the following:
- a CDS encoding gamma-glutamyltransferase family protein, with protein MNHAIPFLRPAWRPTATLAATLLLLSACGGNGTDTADNGSGTPPVVTPPVVTPPVVTAPDTACEVVSNTGSVVVGSGLPGDPAAPEPASGYRLGKTAVHAKQYMVSTANPLASRAGCEVLKEGGSAVDAAVAVQMVLGLVEPQSSGLGGGAFMLHYDATQKKVQAYDGRETAPAAATENYLRWVSDTDRTPPQPGGARASGRSIGTPGAVRMLELAHQDHGKLAWKGLFGSAEKLASDGFPISGRMASAIAGATTGLSRDPEAVAYFFNADGSPKALGTTIKNPAYAATLKTIADGGANAFYTGAVAQGIVDKIKASSGGTPAVAITPGLTEMSDLANYQAKRREPVCTTYRAYWVCGMSPPSSGGIAVASALGILENFDLASHKPTAIDIEGGKPTVMGVHLVSEAERLAYADRDKYVADTDFVPLPGGSPAMMLDKTYLRNRAALISSTRSMGTASAGNFGTPALGVTALNERGTTHFTIVDKQGNAVVMTTTVEAGMGSFHMTQGFLLNNQLTDFSATPTDGTGAPVANRVEAGKRPRSSMAPTLVFHKAADGSLGEFLMGTGSPGGGTIIQYVVKTVVGALDWGLDAQQATSLVDFGASNSATTSLGGEHPSINTANGGADDPLITGLRALGHTVSTSAQSSGISTIMRVQRNGQSVLQGGADPRREGVVLGDSFQP; from the coding sequence ATGAACCATGCCATTCCCTTCTTGCGCCCCGCCTGGCGCCCCACCGCGACGCTGGCGGCCACCTTGCTGCTGCTGTCCGCCTGCGGCGGCAACGGCACCGATACGGCCGACAACGGCAGCGGGACGCCGCCCGTGGTGACGCCGCCGGTCGTGACGCCGCCCGTGGTGACCGCGCCCGATACCGCCTGCGAGGTGGTGAGCAACACCGGCTCGGTGGTCGTGGGCTCGGGCCTGCCGGGCGACCCGGCGGCGCCCGAACCCGCATCGGGCTACCGCCTGGGCAAGACCGCGGTGCATGCCAAGCAGTACATGGTGTCCACAGCCAATCCGCTGGCCTCGCGCGCCGGCTGCGAAGTGCTGAAGGAGGGCGGCTCGGCCGTCGATGCCGCGGTGGCGGTGCAGATGGTGCTGGGCCTGGTCGAGCCGCAATCGTCGGGCCTGGGCGGCGGCGCCTTCATGCTGCACTACGACGCCACGCAAAAGAAAGTGCAGGCCTATGACGGCCGCGAGACCGCGCCGGCCGCGGCCACCGAGAACTACCTGCGCTGGGTCAGCGATACCGACCGCACGCCGCCCCAGCCCGGCGGCGCGCGCGCCAGCGGCCGATCCATCGGCACGCCGGGCGCGGTGCGCATGCTGGAGCTCGCCCACCAGGACCACGGCAAGCTGGCCTGGAAGGGCCTGTTCGGCTCTGCCGAAAAGCTCGCGTCCGACGGCTTCCCGATCAGTGGCCGCATGGCCAGCGCCATTGCCGGCGCCACCACCGGGCTGTCGCGCGACCCCGAAGCCGTGGCCTATTTCTTCAATGCCGACGGCAGCCCCAAGGCGCTGGGCACGACCATCAAGAACCCGGCCTATGCGGCCACGCTCAAGACCATCGCCGACGGCGGCGCGAACGCGTTCTACACCGGCGCGGTGGCGCAGGGCATCGTCGACAAGATCAAGGCCAGCAGCGGCGGCACGCCCGCCGTGGCGATCACGCCCGGCCTGACCGAGATGAGCGATCTGGCCAACTACCAGGCGAAGCGCCGCGAGCCGGTCTGCACCACCTACCGCGCCTACTGGGTCTGCGGCATGTCGCCGCCGTCGTCCGGCGGCATTGCCGTGGCCTCGGCGCTGGGCATCCTGGAGAACTTCGACCTGGCCAGCCACAAGCCCACGGCCATCGACATCGAGGGCGGCAAGCCCACGGTGATGGGCGTGCACCTGGTGAGCGAAGCCGAGCGCCTGGCCTATGCCGACCGCGACAAGTACGTGGCCGACACCGACTTCGTGCCGCTGCCCGGCGGCTCGCCGGCGATGATGCTGGACAAGACCTATCTGCGCAACCGCGCCGCGCTGATCAGCAGCACGCGCAGCATGGGCACGGCCAGCGCCGGCAACTTCGGCACGCCGGCCCTGGGCGTCACGGCGCTCAACGAACGCGGCACCACGCACTTCACCATCGTCGACAAGCAGGGCAACGCGGTGGTGATGACTACCACGGTGGAGGCCGGCATGGGCTCCTTCCACATGACCCAGGGCTTTCTGCTGAACAACCAGCTGACCGACTTCTCGGCCACGCCCACGGACGGCACCGGCGCACCGGTGGCCAACCGCGTCGAAGCCGGCAAGCGTCCGCGCAGCTCGATGGCGCCGACCCTGGTGTTCCACAAGGCCGCCGACGGCAGCCTGGGCGAGTTCCTGATGGGCACGGGCTCGCCCGGCGGCGGCACCATCATCCAGTACGTCGTCAAGACCGTGGTCGGCGCACTGGACTGGGGCCTGGACGCGCAGCAGGCCACGTCGCTGGTGGACTTTGGCGCCAGCAACAGCGCCACCACCTCGCTGGGCGGCGAGCATCCGAGCATCAACACCGCCAACGGCGGTGCCGACGACCCGCTGATCACCGGCCTGCGTGCCTTGGGCCACACGGTGTCCACCAGCGCGCAGTCCAGCGGCATCAGCACCATCATGCGCGTGCAGCGCAATGGCCAGAGCGTGCTGCAAGGCGGCGCCGACCCGCGCCGTGAAGGCGTGGTGCTGGGCGATAGCTTCCAGCCCTGA
- a CDS encoding MATE family efflux transporter has product MLHDPVLPTLLRMAWPNLLMMLAQASTGLIEMWFLAKLGTEVLAGVAVVVPVLMLMQNMSQGALGGGISAAVARALGAGDAALADALARHALVLSAAVGLAFTLALLGFGSALFHLLGARGGALAVARDYGQVVFAALVLMWVMNALASVVRGTGNMLLPGAVICGGALLLIPLCPLLIFGFGPVPALGVAGGAWALVAYYAVGSLVLAAYCASGRNAARLRAGPVHWAPMRSILTVGGLACINPLLTNGLIAATAALVGAQAGSAALAGYATAARLEYLLIPIAFGLGAPMVALVGANLGAGQPQRARHIALVGGAIAFAIGESVGLAAALWPEAWLRLFGSDERLLATGAHYLRIAGPFYGFFAMGIALYFASQGAGRLKWPLLAGAGRLLLYAGLGWAVLAATGSLSAFFALGAVAMVLYGLLILWSVASGSWFAPPR; this is encoded by the coding sequence ATGCTGCACGATCCGGTTTTGCCCACCCTCTTGCGCATGGCCTGGCCGAATCTGCTGATGATGCTGGCCCAGGCGTCGACCGGGCTGATCGAGATGTGGTTCCTGGCCAAGCTCGGCACCGAGGTGCTGGCCGGTGTCGCGGTCGTGGTGCCGGTGCTGATGCTGATGCAGAACATGTCGCAGGGCGCGCTGGGCGGCGGCATCTCGGCGGCGGTGGCGCGCGCGCTGGGCGCGGGCGACGCGGCGCTGGCCGATGCGCTCGCGCGCCACGCGCTCGTGCTGAGCGCGGCGGTGGGCCTGGCCTTCACGCTGGCGCTGCTCGGCTTCGGCAGCGCGCTGTTTCATCTGCTGGGCGCGCGCGGCGGCGCGCTGGCCGTGGCCCGCGACTATGGGCAGGTGGTGTTTGCCGCGCTGGTGCTGATGTGGGTCATGAACGCGCTGGCCAGCGTGGTCCGCGGCACGGGCAACATGCTGCTGCCCGGCGCCGTCATCTGTGGCGGCGCGCTGTTGTTGATTCCGCTGTGCCCGCTGCTGATCTTTGGTTTCGGGCCGGTTCCGGCGCTGGGCGTGGCGGGTGGCGCGTGGGCCCTGGTGGCCTATTACGCCGTCGGCAGCCTGGTGCTGGCCGCCTATTGCGCCAGCGGCCGCAACGCGGCGCGGCTGCGTGCCGGGCCCGTGCATTGGGCGCCGATGCGCAGCATTCTGACCGTGGGCGGCCTGGCCTGCATCAATCCCTTGCTGACCAATGGCTTGATTGCTGCCACGGCCGCCCTCGTCGGCGCGCAGGCCGGGTCGGCGGCGCTGGCCGGCTATGCCACGGCAGCGCGGCTCGAGTACCTGCTGATCCCGATTGCCTTTGGCCTGGGCGCGCCCATGGTGGCGCTGGTCGGCGCCAACCTGGGCGCGGGCCAGCCGCAGCGCGCGCGCCACATCGCGCTGGTCGGCGGCGCCATCGCGTTTGCCATTGGCGAGAGCGTGGGGCTCGCGGCGGCGCTCTGGCCCGAGGCCTGGCTGCGGCTGTTTGGCAGCGATGAGCGCCTGCTGGCCACGGGCGCGCATTACCTGCGCATTGCCGGCCCGTTCTACGGCTTCTTCGCCATGGGCATCGCGCTGTACTTTGCCTCGCAGGGCGCCGGCCGGCTGAAGTGGCCGCTGCTCGCCGGCGCCGGGCGCTTGCTGCTGTACGCGGGACTGGGCTGGGCGGTGCTGGCCGCGACCGGATCACTGAGCGCCTTCTTTGCGCTCGGGGCGGTGGCGATGGTGCTCTACGGCCTGCTGATTCTGTGGTCGGTGGCCTCGGGCAGCTGGTTTGCGCCGCCGCGCTGA
- a CDS encoding ABC transporter ATP-binding protein — protein MRIGETHAPQGTSIAVEGLTQRFGGNTVLDRIDLRLAPGQVLALLGPSGCGKTTLLKLLAGLTPVAPGHGRIRFGETLVAGDGQFVPPEQRGLGMVFQDYALWPHMTVGRNVAFALEMRGVPRSERAERVAGALEIVGLKGYAERQPSSLSGGQQQRVALARAIVAKPQVLLFDEPLSNLDRELRESLCHEMGLLLRAMGTTAVYVTHDQEEAFALADSVAVMHGGRIQQLSSPEQLMQAPASALVADFLKLGNVLHADDIPPAWRVAAQALARDDRHQHLFIPQGALQLGTDMRAAMRAQVVAQRWRHGRFITQVKTGAGCKGLSFTTAQRLGADAIVDLALDWPALRWLPQAA, from the coding sequence ATGCGCATCGGCGAAACCCATGCGCCCCAGGGCACTTCGATTGCGGTCGAAGGCCTGACGCAGCGCTTCGGCGGCAACACCGTGCTCGACCGCATCGACCTGCGGCTCGCGCCCGGCCAGGTGCTGGCCTTGCTCGGCCCCTCGGGCTGCGGCAAGACCACGCTGCTGAAACTGCTCGCCGGGCTCACGCCCGTGGCCCCGGGCCACGGCCGCATCCGCTTCGGCGAGACGCTGGTGGCCGGCGACGGACAGTTCGTTCCGCCCGAGCAGCGCGGCCTGGGCATGGTATTCCAGGACTATGCGCTGTGGCCGCACATGACGGTGGGCCGCAACGTGGCGTTCGCGCTCGAGATGCGCGGCGTGCCGCGCAGCGAGCGCGCCGAACGCGTGGCCGGCGCGCTGGAGATCGTCGGCCTCAAGGGCTATGCCGAACGCCAGCCGTCGAGCCTGTCAGGCGGGCAGCAGCAGCGCGTGGCCCTGGCCCGCGCCATCGTCGCCAAGCCGCAGGTGCTGCTGTTCGACGAGCCCCTGTCCAACCTCGACCGGGAACTGCGCGAAAGCCTGTGCCACGAGATGGGACTGCTGCTGCGCGCCATGGGCACGACCGCGGTGTATGTCACGCATGACCAGGAAGAAGCCTTCGCGCTGGCCGACAGCGTGGCGGTGATGCACGGCGGGCGCATCCAGCAGCTGTCGAGCCCCGAGCAGCTGATGCAGGCACCGGCCAGCGCGCTGGTGGCGGACTTCCTGAAGCTGGGCAACGTGCTGCATGCCGATGACATCCCGCCGGCCTGGCGCGTGGCCGCCCAGGCGCTGGCGCGCGACGACCGGCACCAGCACCTGTTCATTCCGCAAGGCGCGCTGCAGCTGGGCACCGACATGCGCGCGGCAATGCGGGCCCAGGTGGTCGCGCAGCGCTGGCGCCATGGCCGCTTCATCACGCAGGTCAAGACCGGCGCCGGATGCAAGGGCCTGAGCTTCACGACCGCGCAGCGCCTGGGCGCAGATGCCATCGTCGACCTGGCGCTGGACTGGCCGGCGCTGCGCTGGCTGCCGCAGGCCGCCTGA
- a CDS encoding TRAP transporter substrate-binding protein, translated as MSFTRRTCMTLAAAAAGLALGGPASAQQPREIKIGYALAQNSHFGAGALAWAESVEKSTSNAFKFKHFASSALGGERELIEGLTLGTVEAVVVSNGAVSNFVPDAGVMDVPFLFRDTTHARAVLDGKIGEDLLAKFRARGLIALAWGEQGFRHLSNNKRPVVKPADAQGLKIRVTENQTHITAFRQLGMSPTPMSWPEVIGALQQGTIDGQENPISVFTSAKLWQVQKYLSLTSHVYAPMVLIVSPSVWSGLSDAQKKAFAEGARAGGLASRKFVDEVEKSGVEEIKRHGVQIVTEVDQAAFRAALAPSYKQFATKFGQKTLDAIAAVK; from the coding sequence ATGAGCTTTACCCGCCGTACCTGCATGACCCTTGCCGCCGCAGCCGCCGGCCTGGCCCTTGGCGGCCCCGCCAGCGCGCAGCAGCCGCGCGAAATCAAGATCGGCTACGCGCTGGCGCAGAACTCGCATTTCGGCGCGGGCGCGCTGGCCTGGGCCGAATCGGTCGAGAAGTCCACCAGCAATGCCTTCAAGTTCAAGCATTTCGCCTCCAGCGCGCTGGGCGGCGAGCGCGAGCTGATCGAAGGCCTGACGCTGGGCACCGTCGAGGCGGTGGTGGTGTCGAATGGCGCGGTGAGCAACTTCGTGCCCGATGCCGGCGTGATGGACGTGCCCTTCCTGTTCCGCGACACCACGCATGCGCGCGCCGTGCTCGACGGCAAGATCGGCGAGGACCTGCTGGCCAAGTTCCGCGCGCGCGGCCTGATCGCGCTGGCCTGGGGCGAGCAGGGCTTTCGCCACCTGAGCAACAACAAGCGCCCGGTGGTCAAGCCCGCGGACGCGCAGGGCCTGAAGATCCGCGTGACCGAGAACCAGACGCACATCACCGCCTTCCGCCAGCTGGGCATGTCGCCCACGCCCATGTCCTGGCCCGAAGTCATCGGCGCGCTGCAGCAGGGCACCATCGACGGCCAGGAAAACCCGATCTCGGTGTTCACCTCGGCCAAGCTGTGGCAGGTGCAGAAGTACCTGTCGCTGACCAGCCATGTCTACGCGCCCATGGTGCTGATCGTCTCGCCCTCGGTGTGGTCGGGCCTGAGCGATGCGCAGAAAAAGGCCTTTGCCGAGGGCGCGCGCGCCGGCGGCCTGGCCTCGCGCAAGTTCGTCGACGAGGTGGAAAAAAGCGGCGTCGAGGAAATCAAGCGCCATGGCGTGCAGATCGTGACCGAAGTCGACCAGGCGGCGTTCCGCGCCGCGCTCGCGCCGAGCTACAAGCAGTTCGCCACCAAGTTCGGCCAGAAGACGCTCGACGCGATCGCGGCCGTCAAGTAA
- a CDS encoding ABC transporter substrate-binding protein, whose protein sequence is MTTARTLSALALAAASLFALPAQALTVYSAGPGKLIETLAADFKAKTGVPVDVFQADTGKVMARLQAEATNPRADVVISASWDSAQDLDRRGMLVAHGSANAQKVAPQYRQPNYVAQGLSVLSIVWNTRSGTPRPADWNDLTAPAFKDKVTMPDPAQSGASLDLLSALQQRQSDKAWELFGRLKANGMVISGPNAQAMNPVLQGAKAAVFGAVDYVALGSQAKGESIEVIFPKSGTVVAPRPMMVLKSSKAQDDARRFIDFVLSPEGQARVADAYLIPARADAAARRTAIKDIQLLPEPQGNENYASRAALLHRFSTLFGRR, encoded by the coding sequence ATGACAACTGCTCGCACCCTGAGCGCCCTGGCCCTGGCCGCGGCCTCGCTTTTCGCGCTGCCCGCGCAGGCCCTGACCGTATACAGCGCTGGCCCCGGCAAGCTGATTGAAACCCTGGCCGCCGACTTCAAGGCCAAGACCGGCGTGCCGGTCGACGTATTCCAGGCGGACACCGGCAAGGTGATGGCGCGGCTGCAGGCCGAAGCCACCAATCCGCGCGCCGACGTCGTGATCTCGGCCTCGTGGGACAGCGCCCAGGACCTGGACCGCCGCGGCATGCTGGTGGCGCACGGCAGCGCCAACGCGCAGAAGGTCGCGCCCCAATACCGCCAGCCCAATTACGTTGCCCAGGGTCTGTCGGTGCTGTCCATTGTCTGGAACACCAGGAGCGGCACGCCCCGTCCCGCGGACTGGAACGATCTCACCGCGCCCGCCTTCAAGGACAAGGTGACCATGCCCGACCCCGCGCAGTCGGGGGCCTCGCTTGACTTGCTGTCGGCGCTGCAGCAGCGCCAGAGCGACAAGGCCTGGGAGCTGTTCGGCCGCCTCAAGGCCAACGGCATGGTGATCTCCGGCCCGAACGCGCAGGCCATGAACCCGGTGCTGCAGGGCGCCAAGGCCGCGGTATTCGGCGCCGTCGATTACGTCGCGCTGGGCAGCCAGGCCAAGGGCGAGAGCATCGAGGTGATCTTCCCGAAAAGCGGCACCGTGGTCGCGCCGCGGCCGATGATGGTGCTCAAGTCGTCCAAGGCCCAGGACGATGCGCGCCGGTTCATCGACTTCGTGCTGTCGCCCGAAGGCCAGGCGCGCGTCGCCGATGCCTACCTGATTCCGGCGCGCGCCGACGCCGCCGCCAGGCGCACCGCGATCAAGGACATCCAGCTGCTGCCCGAGCCGCAGGGCAATGAGAACTACGCATCGCGCGCGGCGCTGCTGCACCGCTTCTCGACCCTGTTCGGCCGCCGCTGA
- a CDS encoding Bcr/CflA family efflux MFS transporter — protein MKTSHRLPGRSRHAGLQPASAARAQDPLSRELLLLLAGLAALGALATNIILPAFPAIGADVGASVAQLGATLGSFFLAFALGQLVVGPLSDRFGRRPLVLAGVLVFVAGSALCAAAATLPQLVCGRVIQALGVCATAVLSRAIARDLFDGAALARALSLIMVAMAAAPGFSPLLGTAITRWLGWRATFALVALLALLLAVHYLLRLGETHAADRRGALSFAATARTYRQLLRDRRFIAPALSASLVIGALYAFFAMAPAILMAGFGFSPLELGCLFAATVFVVFGAGLMAPRLAQRWGLARAARAGLALALASGIALLAGPAQAGFFCAALTGFLLGMGLVNPLATACALQPFGAQAGAASALLGFLQMGCAAAAVFLGAALDGSAQAALGLILCTSLTLALGIFVLRGPAPAAH, from the coding sequence ATGAAAACCAGCCACCGATTGCCCGGGCGCAGCCGCCATGCCGGACTGCAGCCCGCCAGCGCCGCCCGTGCGCAAGACCCTTTGTCGCGCGAGTTGCTGCTGCTGCTGGCAGGGCTGGCGGCGCTGGGCGCGCTCGCCACCAACATCATCTTGCCGGCCTTTCCCGCGATCGGCGCCGACGTGGGCGCATCGGTCGCGCAACTGGGGGCCACGCTGGGCAGCTTCTTCCTGGCGTTTGCGCTCGGGCAACTGGTGGTCGGACCGCTGTCGGACCGCTTTGGCCGCCGGCCGCTGGTGCTCGCGGGCGTGCTGGTGTTCGTGGCCGGCAGCGCGCTGTGCGCCGCGGCCGCGACGCTGCCGCAACTGGTGTGCGGGCGGGTGATACAGGCGCTTGGCGTCTGTGCGACGGCGGTCTTGTCGCGGGCGATTGCGCGTGACCTGTTCGACGGCGCGGCGCTGGCGCGCGCGCTCTCGCTGATCATGGTGGCAATGGCGGCCGCGCCCGGCTTCTCGCCCCTGCTGGGCACCGCGATCACGCGCTGGCTGGGCTGGCGCGCGACGTTTGCGCTGGTGGCGCTGCTGGCGCTGCTGCTGGCCGTCCACTATCTGCTGCGGCTGGGCGAGACGCACGCCGCCGACCGGCGTGGCGCGCTGTCCTTTGCGGCCACGGCGCGCACCTACCGGCAGTTGCTGCGCGACCGGCGCTTCATCGCGCCCGCGCTGTCGGCCAGCCTGGTCATCGGCGCGCTGTACGCATTTTTCGCCATGGCCCCGGCCATTCTGATGGCGGGATTCGGCTTCTCGCCGCTGGAGCTGGGGTGCTTGTTTGCGGCCACGGTGTTCGTGGTCTTTGGCGCGGGCCTGATGGCGCCGCGGCTGGCGCAGCGCTGGGGCCTGGCGCGCGCGGCGCGGGCCGGCCTCGCGCTGGCCTTGGCATCCGGCATCGCGCTGCTGGCCGGGCCCGCCCAGGCCGGGTTCTTCTGCGCCGCGCTGACGGGTTTCTTGCTGGGCATGGGGCTGGTGAACCCCTTGGCCACGGCCTGTGCCTTGCAGCCTTTTGGTGCGCAGGCCGGCGCCGCTTCGGCCCTGCTGGGCTTCTTGCAGATGGGCTGCGCCGCCGCAGCGGTCTTCCTGGGGGCCGCCCTGGATGGGTCGGCGCAGGCGGCCCTGGGCCTGATCCTGTGCACCAGCCTCACGCTGGCGCTGGGCATTTTCGTGCTGCGCGGCCCGGCGCCCGCCGCGCACTGA
- a CDS encoding porin, whose translation MAFAGQARAQSNVSIYGIADNGVEVINNASSALGADRTLARLSSGNLSGSRLGFRGNEDLGGGLKAVFILEAGIGLDTGNSLQGGRMFGRQALVGLQGGFGELYLGRQNSMMLEWMSKYNTMDNATWSAKVHDGAFSDRMDNAIKYKKKFGAVEMATYYSSHYNGQEISGAAKAGRQYGLGVQYRANGLSMAVLYDQKQGTTAATMNNADKHLTLGARYQFGKTEVLGGYLTRRQEVAGAADVRTDLAWIGAAYQVSAPLQLSASIYHTDRKNSDQDPTSIIAMAKYALSKRTDLYLIGSYAWNKDSATPAQTLGVNGFNADVAAGRNQLGVMAGVRHTF comes from the coding sequence GTGGCATTCGCAGGTCAGGCACGGGCCCAGTCCAACGTCTCCATCTACGGTATTGCCGACAACGGCGTTGAAGTCATCAACAATGCGTCGTCCGCGCTTGGCGCCGACCGCACGCTGGCACGCCTGAGTTCGGGCAACCTGTCGGGTTCGCGCCTGGGCTTTCGCGGCAACGAGGACCTGGGCGGCGGCCTGAAGGCGGTCTTCATCCTGGAAGCCGGCATCGGCCTGGACACCGGCAACTCGCTGCAGGGCGGGCGCATGTTCGGCCGCCAGGCGCTGGTCGGCCTGCAAGGCGGCTTTGGCGAGCTGTACCTGGGCCGCCAGAACAGCATGATGCTGGAGTGGATGAGCAAGTACAACACCATGGACAACGCCACGTGGTCCGCCAAGGTGCATGACGGCGCGTTCTCCGACCGCATGGACAACGCCATCAAGTACAAGAAGAAGTTCGGCGCGGTCGAGATGGCCACCTACTACAGCAGCCATTACAACGGCCAGGAGATTTCCGGCGCCGCCAAGGCTGGCCGCCAGTATGGCCTGGGCGTGCAGTACCGTGCCAACGGCTTGAGCATGGCGGTGCTGTACGACCAGAAGCAGGGCACCACGGCCGCCACCATGAACAACGCCGACAAGCACCTGACCCTGGGCGCGCGCTACCAGTTCGGCAAGACCGAAGTGCTGGGTGGCTACCTGACGCGGCGCCAGGAAGTGGCCGGCGCCGCCGACGTGCGCACCGATCTGGCCTGGATCGGCGCCGCCTACCAGGTCAGCGCGCCGCTGCAGCTGAGCGCGTCGATCTACCACACCGACCGCAAGAACTCGGACCAGGATCCGACCTCGATCATCGCCATGGCCAAGTACGCGCTGTCCAAGCGCACCGACCTGTACCTGATCGGCTCCTATGCCTGGAACAAGGACAGCGCCACGCCGGCCCAGACCCTGGGCGTGAACGGCTTCAACGCCGACGTCGCCGCCGGCCGGAACCAGCTGGGCGTGATGGCTGGCGTGCGCCACACGTTCTGA
- a CDS encoding aldolase, with protein sequence MTAAHGDEARLRDEICAVGASLHARGYTTGTAGNISARLADGWLITPTDACLGSLDPARLAKVNAQQEWISGDKPSKTLALHRGIYARNEQARCVLHTHSTHLVALTLAGVASAEAVLPPITPYQVMKIGRVPLIPYARPGAPRVAEQVAALAAEVRGVLLERLGPVVWAPGVTQACHALEELEETARLWLLLNPRPAPLSEEQVAELESAFGVRW encoded by the coding sequence ATGACGGCAGCGCATGGCGACGAAGCGCGGCTGCGCGACGAGATCTGCGCCGTGGGCGCGAGCCTGCACGCGCGCGGCTACACCACCGGCACCGCGGGCAACATCAGCGCGCGCCTGGCCGACGGCTGGCTGATCACGCCCACCGACGCCTGTCTGGGCAGCCTCGATCCGGCACGCCTGGCCAAGGTGAATGCGCAGCAGGAGTGGATCTCGGGCGACAAGCCGTCCAAGACGCTGGCATTGCACCGCGGCATCTACGCGCGCAACGAGCAGGCGCGCTGCGTGCTGCATACGCATTCGACGCACCTGGTGGCGCTGACGCTGGCCGGCGTGGCGTCGGCCGAGGCGGTGCTGCCGCCGATCACGCCCTACCAGGTGATGAAGATCGGCCGCGTGCCCTTGATTCCCTATGCGCGCCCGGGTGCGCCCCGCGTCGCCGAGCAGGTGGCCGCGCTGGCCGCCGAGGTGCGCGGGGTGCTGCTCGAACGCCTGGGCCCGGTGGTCTGGGCCCCGGGCGTGACCCAGGCCTGCCATGCGCTCGAGGAACTCGAGGAAACCGCGCGGCTGTGGCTGCTGCTCAATCCGCGCCCTGCCCCGCTTTCCGAGGAGCAGGTGGCGGAACTGGAAAGCGCGTTCGGCGTGCGCTGGTGA